In Mobula hypostoma chromosome 10, sMobHyp1.1, whole genome shotgun sequence, a single genomic region encodes these proteins:
- the LOC134352608 gene encoding sphingolipid delta(4)-desaturase/C4-monooxygenase DES2-like isoform X3, with product MGPDPHLKWIVTAMVLFQVASCYLVKDLPWKWLLFWAYVVGGSVNHSLTLAIHDISHNVAFGNKDAKWNRWFAIFANLPIGMPYSASFKKYHIDHHRYLGGDGLDVDVPTDFEACFFRTPARKVLWLVVQPLLYILRPLYVNPKPITQMEVINAVIQLSYDMAIYHVWGLKPVFYMLSSSMLGMGLHPISGHFIAEHYMFLKGYETYSYYGPLNWITFNVGYHMEHHDFPSIPGSKLPQVKKMAPEFYENLPQHNSWLRVLWDFIFCDNLGPFSRVKRNCKLVKDE from the exons ATGGGCCCAGATCCCCACCTGAAGTGGATAGTCACGGCGATGGTGCTCTTTCAGGTCGCCTCCTGTTACCTGGTGAAGGACCTGCCCTGGAAGTGGCTGCTGTTCTGGGCGTACGTGGTGGGTGGCAGCGTCAACCACTCCCTGACCCTGGCCATCCACGACATCTCCCACAACGTGGCCTTCGGCAACAAGGATGCCAAGTGGAACCGCTGGTTCGCCATCTTTGCCAACCTGCCCATCGGCATGCCCTACTCCGCCTCCTTCAAGAAGTACCACATAGACCACCACCGGTACCTGGGTGGAGACGGGCTTGACGTCGACGTGCCCACCGACTTCGAGGCCTGCTTCTTCCGCACCCCGGCCCGCAAGGTGCTCTGGCTGGTCGTACAGCCGCTGCTTTACATCCTGAGGCCCCTCTACGTCAACCCCAAGCCCATCACCCAGATGGAGGTAATCAACGCCGTCATCCAGCTGAGCTACGACATGGCCATCTACCACGTCTGGGGCCTGAAGCCCGTGTTCTACATGCTGTCCAGCTCTATGCTGGGGATGGGCCTGCACCCCATCTCCGGGCACTTCATCGCCGAGCACTACATGTTCCTGAAGGGATACGAGACCTACTCCTACTATGGACCCCTCAACTGGATAACCTTCAACGTGGGTTACCACATGGAGCACCACGACTTTCCCAGTATTCCCGGCAGCAAACTGCCCCAG GTGAAGAAGATGGCCCCAGAGTTTTACGAGAACCTGCCCCAGCACAACTCTTGGCTGAGAGTCTTGTGGGACTTCATATTCTGCGACAACCTGGGGCCTTTCTCCCGGGTCAAGCGGAACTGCAAGCTGGTGAAGGATGAGTGA
- the LOC134352608 gene encoding sphingolipid delta(4)-desaturase/C4-monooxygenase DES2-like isoform X2: protein MAKHPEIKSLMGPDPHLKWIVTAMVLFQVASCYLVKDLPWKWLLFWAYVVGGSVNHSLTLAIHDISHNVAFGNKDAKWNRWFAIFANLPIGMPYSASFKKYHIDHHRYLGGDGLDVDVPTDFEACFFRTPARKVLWLVVQPLLYILRPLYVNPKPITQMEVINAVIQLSYDMAIYHVWGLKPVFYMLSSSMLGMGLHPISGHFIAEHYMFLKGYETYSYYGPLNWITFNVGYHMEHHDFPSIPGSKLPQVKKMAPEFYENLPQHNSWLRVLWDFIFCDNLGPFSRVKRNCKLVKDE, encoded by the exons CCAAGCACCCGGAGATTAAGTCACTGATGGGCCCAGATCCCCACCTGAAGTGGATAGTCACGGCGATGGTGCTCTTTCAGGTCGCCTCCTGTTACCTGGTGAAGGACCTGCCCTGGAAGTGGCTGCTGTTCTGGGCGTACGTGGTGGGTGGCAGCGTCAACCACTCCCTGACCCTGGCCATCCACGACATCTCCCACAACGTGGCCTTCGGCAACAAGGATGCCAAGTGGAACCGCTGGTTCGCCATCTTTGCCAACCTGCCCATCGGCATGCCCTACTCCGCCTCCTTCAAGAAGTACCACATAGACCACCACCGGTACCTGGGTGGAGACGGGCTTGACGTCGACGTGCCCACCGACTTCGAGGCCTGCTTCTTCCGCACCCCGGCCCGCAAGGTGCTCTGGCTGGTCGTACAGCCGCTGCTTTACATCCTGAGGCCCCTCTACGTCAACCCCAAGCCCATCACCCAGATGGAGGTAATCAACGCCGTCATCCAGCTGAGCTACGACATGGCCATCTACCACGTCTGGGGCCTGAAGCCCGTGTTCTACATGCTGTCCAGCTCTATGCTGGGGATGGGCCTGCACCCCATCTCCGGGCACTTCATCGCCGAGCACTACATGTTCCTGAAGGGATACGAGACCTACTCCTACTATGGACCCCTCAACTGGATAACCTTCAACGTGGGTTACCACATGGAGCACCACGACTTTCCCAGTATTCCCGGCAGCAAACTGCCCCAG GTGAAGAAGATGGCCCCAGAGTTTTACGAGAACCTGCCCCAGCACAACTCTTGGCTGAGAGTCTTGTGGGACTTCATATTCTGCGACAACCTGGGGCCTTTCTCCCGGGTCAAGCGGAACTGCAAGCTGGTGAAGGATGAGTGA
- the LOC134352608 gene encoding sphingolipid delta(4)-desaturase/C4-monooxygenase DES2-like isoform X1 — protein MGNKALSADFEWVYTEQPHTNRRKEILAKHPEIKSLMGPDPHLKWIVTAMVLFQVASCYLVKDLPWKWLLFWAYVVGGSVNHSLTLAIHDISHNVAFGNKDAKWNRWFAIFANLPIGMPYSASFKKYHIDHHRYLGGDGLDVDVPTDFEACFFRTPARKVLWLVVQPLLYILRPLYVNPKPITQMEVINAVIQLSYDMAIYHVWGLKPVFYMLSSSMLGMGLHPISGHFIAEHYMFLKGYETYSYYGPLNWITFNVGYHMEHHDFPSIPGSKLPQVKKMAPEFYENLPQHNSWLRVLWDFIFCDNLGPFSRVKRNCKLVKDE, from the exons CCAAGCACCCGGAGATTAAGTCACTGATGGGCCCAGATCCCCACCTGAAGTGGATAGTCACGGCGATGGTGCTCTTTCAGGTCGCCTCCTGTTACCTGGTGAAGGACCTGCCCTGGAAGTGGCTGCTGTTCTGGGCGTACGTGGTGGGTGGCAGCGTCAACCACTCCCTGACCCTGGCCATCCACGACATCTCCCACAACGTGGCCTTCGGCAACAAGGATGCCAAGTGGAACCGCTGGTTCGCCATCTTTGCCAACCTGCCCATCGGCATGCCCTACTCCGCCTCCTTCAAGAAGTACCACATAGACCACCACCGGTACCTGGGTGGAGACGGGCTTGACGTCGACGTGCCCACCGACTTCGAGGCCTGCTTCTTCCGCACCCCGGCCCGCAAGGTGCTCTGGCTGGTCGTACAGCCGCTGCTTTACATCCTGAGGCCCCTCTACGTCAACCCCAAGCCCATCACCCAGATGGAGGTAATCAACGCCGTCATCCAGCTGAGCTACGACATGGCCATCTACCACGTCTGGGGCCTGAAGCCCGTGTTCTACATGCTGTCCAGCTCTATGCTGGGGATGGGCCTGCACCCCATCTCCGGGCACTTCATCGCCGAGCACTACATGTTCCTGAAGGGATACGAGACCTACTCCTACTATGGACCCCTCAACTGGATAACCTTCAACGTGGGTTACCACATGGAGCACCACGACTTTCCCAGTATTCCCGGCAGCAAACTGCCCCAG GTGAAGAAGATGGCCCCAGAGTTTTACGAGAACCTGCCCCAGCACAACTCTTGGCTGAGAGTCTTGTGGGACTTCATATTCTGCGACAACCTGGGGCCTTTCTCCCGGGTCAAGCGGAACTGCAAGCTGGTGAAGGATGAGTGA